One part of the Acidobacteriota bacterium genome encodes these proteins:
- a CDS encoding DUF2442 domain-containing protein, with protein MTSLALETIPTAVAVSVTNEKLTVELADGRSLTVPLAWYPRLLHGSPAERQAWQLLGEGYAIEWPELDEHIGIEGLLAGRPSGESQRSLERWLIAREAN; from the coding sequence ATGACTTCTTTGGCGCTTGAAACAATCCCCACCGCCGTTGCGGTGTCAGTCACCAACGAAAAGCTAACGGTCGAGTTGGCAGATGGGCGCTCGCTCACGGTGCCGCTGGCGTGGTATCCGCGCTTGCTGCACGGATCACCGGCAGAGCGGCAGGCCTGGCAATTATTGGGCGAGGGTTACGCGATTGAGTGGCCCGAACTCGACGAACACATCGGGATCGAAGGCTTACTGGCAGGCAGACCGAGCGGCGAAAGCCAACGCTCGTTGGAACGCTGGCTGATAGCGCGAGAAGCAAACTAG
- a CDS encoding amidohydrolase — protein sequence MPVNPNLPIIDAWAQPARHEAAAKLPEVVRLFQQSGTAHLLETELSAAQVVEAMDRAGIQMLMLSAWHRPGQWITHNDVVAEMVAQFPDRFCGVAAVNLEKPVEAVRELERAVKELGFKALRVIPWLWQRPPNDKFYFPLYVKCIELDIPFCTQVGHTGPLMPSETGRPVPYLDEVALVFPELKIVAGHIGFPWTDEMIGVAWKHENVFIDTSAYLPRYYPPQLLHYLKSYGQDKVLFGTNFPQLSLEKCVQQVQELGLPEAVQAKFLFQNAQRVFKL from the coding sequence ATGCCCGTCAATCCCAACCTCCCCATCATTGATGCCTGGGCGCAACCCGCCCGCCACGAAGCCGCCGCCAAGCTGCCTGAAGTCGTCCGCCTGTTTCAACAATCCGGCACGGCGCATCTGCTCGAAACCGAATTGAGCGCCGCGCAAGTTGTCGAAGCGATGGATCGCGCGGGCATTCAAATGCTGATGCTGTCGGCGTGGCACCGCCCCGGCCAATGGATCACGCACAACGATGTCGTCGCCGAGATGGTCGCGCAATTCCCTGACCGGTTCTGTGGCGTTGCCGCCGTCAATCTGGAAAAGCCCGTCGAGGCTGTGCGCGAGTTGGAACGCGCTGTCAAAGAACTGGGCTTCAAAGCACTCCGCGTAATCCCCTGGCTGTGGCAGCGTCCGCCGAATGACAAGTTTTACTTTCCGCTCTACGTCAAATGCATCGAGTTGGACATTCCCTTCTGCACGCAGGTCGGCCACACCGGCCCGTTGATGCCTTCGGAAACCGGACGGCCCGTGCCCTACCTTGACGAAGTCGCGCTCGTCTTTCCCGAACTCAAAATCGTCGCCGGGCACATCGGCTTCCCCTGGACGGACGAAATGATTGGCGTGGCGTGGAAGCACGAGAATGTCTTCATTGACACCTCGGCGTACCTGCCGCGCTACTATCCGCCGCAGTTGCTGCATTACCTGAAAAGTTACGGACAGGACAAGGTGCTGTTTGGCACGAACTTCCCGCAGTTGTCGTTGGAGAAATGCGTGCAGCAGGTGCAGGAGCTTGGTTTGCCAGAAGCAGTGCAAGCGAAGTTTCTGTTTCAAAATGCTCAGCGAGTCTTCAAGCTGTAA
- a CDS encoding TetR/AcrR family transcriptional regulator → MTHARSKIASHVDHGIDTSASLASAEQTEPETKEQNGRAEKARAILRAAAKVFAQSGYFNAKVSDVARAAGVADGTVYLYFKNKDDLLGSIFSTAMEEFLSRARAELAEVFDPCERLRRFAHLHLTLLEQERDMAVVFQVELRQSTKFMEQFSTTYLADYFKVIREIIEDGQRRGLFRAQLNPQVVAKVIFGALDEMATNWILSHNQYTLTAMVEPVLDILLNGVSGAPSPVNR, encoded by the coding sequence ATGACGCACGCCCGCAGTAAAATCGCCAGTCACGTTGACCACGGGATTGACACTAGCGCCTCGCTAGCGTCAGCGGAACAAACCGAACCCGAAACCAAAGAACAGAATGGCCGGGCCGAAAAAGCCCGCGCCATCTTGCGCGCCGCCGCCAAGGTTTTCGCCCAGTCGGGTTATTTCAACGCCAAAGTCTCTGACGTAGCGCGCGCGGCGGGTGTGGCTGATGGCACGGTTTATCTGTATTTCAAAAACAAAGACGATTTGCTCGGGTCTATCTTCAGCACGGCGATGGAAGAGTTTCTGAGCCGCGCCCGCGCCGAATTGGCCGAGGTGTTTGATCCATGCGAACGGTTGCGGCGCTTCGCCCATTTGCATTTGACCCTGCTCGAACAGGAGCGCGACATGGCAGTCGTCTTTCAGGTTGAATTGCGCCAGTCCACCAAATTCATGGAGCAGTTCTCAACGACCTATCTGGCCGACTATTTCAAGGTCATCCGCGAGATTATCGAAGACGGCCAGCGGCGCGGCCTCTTTCGCGCTCAACTCAATCCGCAAGTCGTCGCCAAAGTCATTTTCGGCGCGCTCGACGAAATGGCGACCAATTGGATTCTGAGCCACAACCAGTACACGTTGACCGCGATGGTCGAGCCGGTGCTGGATATTTTGCTGAATGGCGTGAGCGGTGCGCCGTCGCCCGTGAACCGTTAG
- a CDS encoding 3-hydroxyacyl-CoA dehydrogenase/enoyl-CoA hydratase family protein — MQIRKAAVLGAGVMGAQIAAHLANAGVPCLLLDIAPAVLTPEEETRKLTIESRAVRNRIAQTGLEAAIKAKPAAFFVPELASLVGVGNFEDDLSRLKECDWIIEAIIEKLDIKRSLYERIEPHLNPTAIITSNTSGIPLASLAEGRSDNFRQRFLGTHFFNPPRYLHLLEIITTPETDPAVTAFMADFCDRTLGKGIVYAKDTPGFVANRIGNFSMLNTFGVMQDLGLTFEEVDALSGTAIGHAKSASFRTLDIVGLDTAYNVARNLYAALVNDEKREAFKVPAFMQAMVERKLLGNKTKGGFYKKVGNDILTLDTATFEYRPQQKAQFASLGAAKQIEKLTERLSALVYAQDKAGEFLWRTLSETAIYAANRIPEIADNIVEIDNAMKWGFAHELGVFEKWDAIGLVKSVERLKAEGRALPANIEAMLASGATSFYKSENGVRQYFDFTSNSYQPVPTPAGITILKSLKDQSKVVKKNSGASLIDLGDGVLCVEFHAKMNALGGDQLGMIQAGIKEAVQNFEGLVIGNQGENFSAGANIMMILLGAQEGDWDELSMAVRQFQNTVVSLRYAPVPVVVAPHGLTLGGGCEMTMHSTRAVANAETYIGLVEVGVGLLPGGGGTKEMALRAGDAAAANPGADHFELLKRNFELTAMGKVATSAAEARNWGILRNTDRIVMHRSRVIEEAKQAVLTLAREGYRAPQPRQDVLVLGDAALTKFKLGMHMMKRGGYISDHDALIGTKIAYVMSGGNLSRPSKVSEQYLLDIEREAFVSLCGTKASQERLAFMLKTGKPLRN; from the coding sequence ATGCAAATCCGAAAAGCCGCCGTGTTGGGCGCGGGTGTCATGGGTGCACAGATCGCCGCGCACCTCGCCAACGCCGGCGTTCCCTGTTTGTTGCTCGACATTGCGCCCGCCGTACTGACGCCCGAAGAAGAGACCAGGAAATTGACGATTGAATCCCGCGCCGTCCGCAATCGCATCGCGCAGACCGGGCTGGAGGCGGCGATCAAAGCCAAGCCCGCCGCCTTCTTTGTGCCTGAACTGGCCAGTCTGGTCGGCGTCGGCAACTTTGAAGACGACCTGTCCCGGCTCAAAGAGTGCGACTGGATCATCGAAGCCATCATCGAAAAGCTCGACATCAAACGTTCGCTGTATGAGCGCATCGAACCGCATCTGAATCCGACCGCAATCATCACCTCGAATACGTCGGGGATTCCGCTCGCCTCGTTGGCCGAAGGGCGTTCAGACAATTTCCGCCAGCGTTTTCTGGGCACGCACTTTTTCAATCCGCCGCGCTATTTGCACTTGCTCGAAATCATCACGACGCCTGAAACAGACCCGGCGGTGACTGCCTTCATGGCGGATTTCTGCGACCGCACGCTGGGCAAAGGCATCGTTTACGCCAAGGATACGCCCGGCTTCGTCGCCAATCGCATCGGCAATTTTTCGATGTTGAATACCTTCGGCGTGATGCAGGATTTGGGCCTGACCTTTGAGGAAGTGGACGCGCTGAGCGGCACCGCCATCGGCCACGCCAAGAGCGCTTCGTTCCGCACGCTGGACATCGTAGGCTTGGATACGGCTTACAACGTGGCGCGCAACCTTTACGCCGCGCTGGTCAACGACGAGAAGCGCGAGGCGTTCAAGGTGCCTGCGTTTATGCAAGCGATGGTCGAGCGCAAGTTGCTCGGCAACAAAACCAAGGGCGGCTTTTACAAGAAAGTCGGCAACGACATTCTGACGCTCGACACCGCGACGTTTGAATATCGCCCGCAACAGAAAGCCCAATTCGCTTCGCTCGGTGCGGCCAAGCAAATCGAAAAGCTGACCGAACGGCTGTCCGCGCTGGTTTACGCGCAGGACAAAGCCGGTGAATTCCTCTGGCGCACGCTGTCGGAGACGGCTATTTACGCTGCCAACCGCATCCCCGAAATCGCCGACAACATCGTCGAGATTGATAACGCGATGAAATGGGGCTTCGCGCACGAACTGGGTGTGTTTGAAAAGTGGGACGCCATCGGCCTAGTCAAATCCGTCGAACGGCTAAAAGCCGAAGGCCGCGCGCTTCCGGCCAACATCGAAGCCATGCTCGCGAGCGGCGCGACCAGTTTTTACAAAAGCGAAAATGGCGTGCGGCAATACTTCGATTTCACCAGCAATTCGTACCAGCCGGTGCCGACACCTGCGGGCATCACGATTCTCAAATCGCTCAAAGACCAGAGCAAAGTCGTCAAGAAAAACTCTGGCGCAAGCCTGATTGATCTGGGCGACGGCGTGCTTTGCGTTGAATTCCACGCGAAGATGAACGCGCTGGGCGGCGATCAACTGGGCATGATTCAAGCGGGCATCAAAGAGGCCGTGCAGAATTTTGAGGGCCTGGTCATCGGCAATCAAGGCGAGAATTTCTCGGCGGGCGCAAACATCATGATGATCCTGCTGGGCGCGCAGGAAGGCGATTGGGATGAACTCTCAATGGCTGTCCGCCAGTTCCAAAACACCGTCGTAAGCCTGCGCTATGCGCCCGTCCCCGTCGTCGTTGCGCCGCACGGTCTGACGCTCGGCGGCGGTTGCGAAATGACCATGCACTCGACACGCGCCGTGGCAAATGCGGAAACCTACATCGGGCTGGTCGAAGTCGGCGTCGGCCTGTTGCCCGGTGGCGGCGGCACCAAAGAAATGGCCCTGCGCGCGGGCGATGCGGCGGCAGCCAATCCTGGCGCCGATCATTTCGAATTGCTCAAGCGCAACTTTGAACTGACCGCCATGGGCAAAGTCGCCACGAGCGCCGCCGAAGCCCGCAACTGGGGCATCCTGCGCAATACCGACCGCATCGTGATGCACCGCTCGCGCGTCATCGAAGAGGCCAAGCAAGCCGTACTAACGCTGGCCCGCGAAGGCTACCGCGCACCGCAACCGCGCCAGGATGTCTTGGTGCTGGGCGATGCGGCGCTGACCAAATTCAAGCTGGGCATGCACATGATGAAACGTGGCGGCTACATCTCCGACCACGATGCGCTGATCGGGACGAAGATCGCGTATGTCATGTCAGGCGGCAATCTCTCGCGTCCGAGCAAAGTCAGCGAACAATACCTGCTCGACATCGAACGCGAAGCCTTTGTGAGTTTGTGCGGAACGAAGGCTTCGCAAGAGCGTTTGGCGTTTATGTTGAAGACGGGCAAACCGCTGAGGAATTGA
- a CDS encoding acyl-CoA dehydrogenase family protein, which produces MEKEIIKGGGFLLQETQPGTVYSPEDFSDEQRMIGQTTQEFFDKEVIPKHDLIESKDYEVQRQLIKEAADLGLINAHIPEEYGGLELDHVSNMLIAEYMSGQASFSTGFGATTSIGLLPIVLFGTAVQKEKYLPKIGSGEWVGAYCLSESGSGSDALGAKSTARLSEDGEHWILNGEKMWITNGAFADVLTVFAKVDGEKFTGFILERNDPGVSHGNEEHKLGQRGSSTTPILMQDAKIPKDRLLGEIGKGHLIAFNVLNFGRIKMGAGAIGGSKRVLGQSARYAAERHQFGRAIATFGAIKYKLAEMAAKIYAAESAVYRTAGMIETKEETIDKKNPAEFMKAIEEYAIECAIIKVAGTEILFYCADENVQIHGGNGFTEDYPAEGVYRDCRVNRIYEGTNEINRLLIPGQLIKRAMKGGLPLFAAAMKLQEELLAGPSFDTDEDDAPLAKERKSAANAKKVALMLVGSAAQKFQAALPEQQMVLCWAADVIIETFLIDSAIGRTAKLIGRDGADKHQAAIDATQLYTHDALNRIEVSAKNALAAIFDGDDLRMALGALKRFTKQEPINTAAIRERLADKVVAAGGYIF; this is translated from the coding sequence ATGGAAAAAGAGATCATCAAAGGCGGCGGGTTCTTACTGCAAGAGACCCAACCCGGCACCGTCTATTCGCCCGAAGATTTCAGCGACGAACAGCGGATGATCGGGCAAACGACGCAGGAATTCTTTGACAAAGAAGTCATTCCCAAACACGACTTGATCGAGAGCAAGGATTACGAAGTCCAGCGCCAGTTGATCAAAGAGGCCGCCGATCTGGGCCTGATCAATGCACACATTCCCGAAGAGTATGGCGGGTTGGAACTCGATCACGTCTCAAACATGCTGATCGCCGAATACATGTCTGGCCAAGCTTCGTTCTCGACCGGCTTTGGCGCGACCACCAGCATCGGATTGCTGCCGATTGTTTTATTCGGCACGGCTGTACAGAAAGAAAAGTACCTGCCCAAAATCGGCAGCGGCGAATGGGTCGGCGCCTATTGCCTGAGCGAGTCGGGTTCTGGCTCTGACGCGTTGGGCGCGAAATCCACGGCGCGGTTGAGCGAGGATGGCGAGCATTGGATTTTGAATGGCGAGAAGATGTGGATCACCAACGGCGCGTTTGCCGATGTGCTGACGGTCTTCGCCAAAGTGGACGGCGAGAAATTCACCGGCTTTATTCTCGAACGCAACGACCCCGGCGTCAGCCACGGCAACGAAGAGCACAAGCTGGGTCAGCGCGGCTCTTCGACCACGCCGATCCTGATGCAGGACGCCAAGATTCCGAAAGACCGCTTGCTGGGTGAAATCGGCAAAGGTCACCTGATCGCCTTCAACGTGCTGAACTTTGGCCGCATCAAGATGGGCGCGGGCGCGATTGGCGGCAGCAAGCGCGTGCTGGGTCAGTCCGCGAGATATGCCGCCGAACGCCATCAATTCGGACGTGCCATCGCCACCTTCGGCGCGATCAAATACAAGCTGGCTGAGATGGCGGCGAAAATCTACGCTGCCGAATCGGCGGTCTATCGCACCGCTGGGATGATCGAAACCAAAGAAGAAACGATTGACAAAAAGAACCCCGCCGAATTTATGAAGGCCATCGAGGAATACGCCATCGAATGCGCCATCATCAAAGTCGCGGGCACCGAGATTCTGTTCTATTGCGCGGACGAAAACGTCCAGATTCACGGCGGCAACGGCTTCACCGAAGATTACCCGGCGGAAGGCGTTTACCGCGACTGCCGCGTCAACCGCATCTACGAAGGCACCAATGAAATCAACCGCCTGCTGATTCCCGGCCAACTCATCAAACGTGCGATGAAAGGCGGACTGCCGCTGTTTGCCGCTGCAATGAAGTTACAGGAAGAGTTGCTGGCCGGGCCTTCCTTTGACACTGACGAAGACGACGCGCCGCTCGCCAAAGAGCGCAAGTCAGCGGCCAACGCCAAGAAAGTCGCGCTGATGCTGGTCGGTTCCGCCGCGCAAAAATTCCAGGCGGCCCTGCCCGAACAGCAAATGGTGCTGTGCTGGGCGGCGGATGTCATCATCGAAACCTTCCTGATTGACAGCGCCATCGGCCGCACCGCCAAGCTGATCGGACGCGATGGCGCGGACAAACACCAGGCCGCGATTGACGCGACCCAGCTTTACACGCACGACGCGCTCAACCGCATCGAGGTCTCCGCCAAAAACGCTCTGGCTGCGATCTTTGACGGCGACGATTTGCGGATGGCGCTGGGCGCGTTGAAACGGTTCACCAAACAGGAACCCATCAACACTGCTGCGATTCGTGAACGGCTGGCGGATAAGGTCGTCGCAGCGGGCGGCTACATTTTCTAA
- a CDS encoding Rpn family recombination-promoting nuclease/putative transposase, which produces MAAEYDNLLKYLTEHHGAALASWLLGRPIGAHIRLLKSELSLQPIRADWLAQFDLDEEILHVEFETDPAKSDVPLPLRMLDYFVRTYRREGKPVRQVVIVLAETGAPIPDEFHVGDTYHRYRVVKLWEQDPAPLLTAEGLLPLAVLARTPEPEKLLHEVAERVQNIAQADTRADLTAAAFMLGGLRFNKTLLRSLFREEIMIQSSSYLDVVERSEQRGEQRGEQRGEQRGLNLGRLELLKEQLSYRFGTLSEAVQKALNELDLLGQVQLSHALFDFKSADELTTWLEQHQPKNGAV; this is translated from the coding sequence ATGGCTGCCGAATACGACAACCTGTTGAAGTATCTGACCGAACACCACGGCGCGGCGCTGGCTTCGTGGTTGTTGGGGCGGCCCATCGGCGCGCACATCCGCCTGCTCAAATCCGAATTGTCGTTGCAACCGATCCGCGCCGATTGGCTGGCGCAATTCGATCTGGACGAAGAAATCCTACACGTCGAATTTGAGACCGACCCGGCCAAGAGCGATGTGCCATTACCTTTGCGGATGCTTGATTATTTCGTGCGCACCTATCGCCGCGAAGGCAAACCGGTGCGCCAGGTAGTCATCGTGTTGGCTGAAACCGGCGCGCCGATTCCCGACGAATTCCACGTCGGCGACACCTATCACCGGTACCGGGTCGTCAAGCTGTGGGAACAAGACCCCGCGCCGTTGCTGACTGCGGAGGGCCTGTTACCTTTGGCCGTGCTGGCACGCACGCCGGAGCCAGAAAAGCTCTTGCACGAAGTTGCCGAACGGGTGCAAAACATCGCGCAAGCAGACACACGCGCGGATTTGACCGCCGCCGCGTTCATGCTGGGCGGCTTGCGTTTCAACAAAACGCTGCTGCGCAGCCTATTCAGGGAGGAAATCATGATTCAATCTTCATCGTACCTGGATGTCGTGGAAAGAAGCGAGCAACGCGGCGAGCAACGCGGCGAGCAACGCGGCGAGCAACGCGGCTTGAATCTGGGCCGGCTGGAATTGCTGAAGGAGCAATTGAGTTATCGCTTTGGCACGCTCTCTGAGGCCGTGCAAAAGGCGCTGAACGAACTCGACTTGCTCGGACAAGTTCAATTGAGTCACGCGCTCTTTGACTTCAAATCCGCTGACGAGCTGACCACCTGGCTCGAACAGCACCAACCCAAAAACGGCGCGGTCTAA
- a CDS encoding Crp/Fnr family transcriptional regulator has protein sequence MRPTTSYLRETEALAQLEFSRYFDRATLQQLAGFVALSTHTRRGIIYRTGDDRDAVYGLVNGHIKLTREDAHGNRVLLEILPPGTVFGEDALFAVGKRIRTALAHDMVSIVRLGRADVIRLMAEFPRLNEYFFRLIGERLLRAEERICDLSLDGIASRLAKVLLDLATRYGVAQEGGRRLISLRIPHRELADLVGSTRESVTMHLNDLRRREVVEFSNRRILIHDIAALTAQAQSQPRRPEPAEADEGEDE, from the coding sequence ATGAGACCAACTACATCTTATCTGCGCGAAACCGAAGCGCTGGCCCAATTGGAATTCAGCCGTTATTTTGACCGGGCCACCTTGCAACAACTGGCGGGTTTTGTCGCGCTCAGCACGCACACGCGCCGGGGCATCATTTATCGCACGGGCGACGACCGCGACGCCGTTTATGGCCTGGTCAATGGCCACATCAAGCTCACCCGCGAAGACGCCCACGGCAACCGCGTGTTGCTCGAAATCCTGCCGCCTGGCACCGTGTTTGGCGAAGACGCCCTGTTTGCCGTCGGCAAACGCATCCGCACCGCGCTGGCGCACGACATGGTCTCGATTGTGCGGCTGGGGCGCGCGGACGTAATCCGCCTGATGGCCGAATTTCCGCGCTTGAACGAATACTTCTTCCGCCTGATTGGCGAACGCTTGTTGCGCGCCGAAGAGCGCATTTGCGACCTCTCGCTGGATGGCATCGCCAGCCGCCTGGCCAAGGTGTTGCTCGATTTAGCCACGCGCTACGGTGTGGCGCAGGAAGGCGGGCGGCGTTTGATCAGTTTGCGCATTCCGCATCGCGAACTGGCCGATCTGGTCGGCAGCACCCGCGAATCCGTGACCATGCACCTCAACGACCTGCGCCGCCGCGAAGTGGTCGAGTTCAGCAATCGCCGCATTCTCATTCACGACATCGCCGCGCTCACCGCCCAGGCCCAATCACAACCGCGCCGCCCGGAACCGGCGGAAGCCGATGAAGGCGAAGACGAATGA
- a CDS encoding long-chain fatty acid--CoA ligase: MALTEAPITTLNDLFRQATAADKSGLLNFKKGGQWQTLSAHELAECVHAAAMGLYALDVRAGDRVGILAENSVEWIIADLGVLNCGAADVPIYATQAPKQVQYILQDAGVEVLFISNQAQYDRVRDVLPATKLRALIAFEPIQASGRVLPFEEFLNWGRAAASTEPELYESLSHSVTADSLATLIYTSGTTGDPKGVMLSHGNLLASVLINHRDAELKESETALSFLPFSHIFERSTIYLYLHARVTTYLAESIETVAANLREARPHFFTSVPRLFEKMYAKTLEKAEASGKLTAALAEWSFDLARQWARLASENKPIPALLGFKHKLADKLILSKWRAALGGRIRVLVAGGAALPEDLAYVFYGAGLPIYQGYGLSESSPTISCNNPRENRIGSVGRPRPGVSVRIAEDGEILAAGPNIMQGYYNRPDETAAALETHAEGRVWLHTGDIGHLDADGFLYITDRKKDLLKTSGGKYIAPQPIENALKRSRFINQVVVIGDDRKFPAALIVPQMEMLKSYAELKHIKYADPRELLTQPQIIDLFERQVAKFSGELAQYEKLKGIALLEKELTIESGELTPTLKVKRRVVNEKYRAVIDRLYAEKEAQHAARA; the protein is encoded by the coding sequence ATGGCATTAACCGAAGCCCCTATCACCACGCTCAACGATCTCTTCCGCCAAGCCACGGCGGCGGACAAATCAGGCTTGCTCAATTTCAAAAAAGGCGGCCAGTGGCAAACGCTCTCCGCGCACGAACTGGCGGAATGCGTGCACGCCGCTGCAATGGGCTTGTATGCGCTGGACGTGCGTGCGGGTGACCGCGTCGGCATTCTGGCGGAAAACAGCGTCGAATGGATCATTGCCGACCTGGGTGTGTTGAATTGCGGCGCGGCGGATGTGCCGATTTACGCCACCCAAGCGCCCAAACAGGTGCAATACATCCTGCAAGACGCGGGCGTCGAAGTGCTCTTCATCTCTAATCAAGCCCAATATGACCGCGTGCGTGACGTGCTGCCCGCCACTAAACTGCGCGCGCTCATCGCCTTTGAACCAATTCAAGCCAGCGGGCGTGTGTTGCCCTTTGAAGAGTTTCTGAACTGGGGCCGTGCCGCCGCCAGCACCGAACCGGAGCTTTACGAAAGCCTCAGCCACAGCGTCACCGCCGATTCGCTCGCAACATTGATTTATACATCGGGCACCACCGGCGATCCCAAAGGCGTCATGCTCTCGCACGGCAATTTGCTGGCGAGCGTGCTCATCAATCACCGCGACGCCGAACTAAAAGAAAGCGAAACCGCGCTGAGCTTCCTGCCCTTCTCGCACATCTTTGAACGTAGCACGATCTATCTTTACCTGCACGCCCGCGTCACGACTTACCTGGCCGAAAGCATTGAGACCGTCGCGGCCAATTTACGGGAAGCGCGCCCGCATTTTTTCACCAGCGTCCCGCGTCTGTTTGAAAAGATGTATGCCAAGACGCTCGAAAAGGCCGAAGCCAGCGGCAAGCTGACCGCCGCATTGGCCGAGTGGTCTTTTGACTTAGCCCGCCAATGGGCGCGGTTGGCCAGTGAGAACAAACCCATCCCGGCGCTGCTCGGTTTCAAACACAAACTTGCCGATAAACTGATTTTGTCGAAATGGCGCGCGGCGCTGGGCGGACGCATCCGCGTGCTGGTCGCGGGTGGCGCGGCCTTGCCCGAAGATTTGGCCTATGTCTTTTATGGCGCGGGCCTGCCGATTTATCAGGGCTACGGTTTGTCAGAAAGCTCGCCGACGATTTCCTGCAACAACCCGCGCGAAAACCGCATCGGTTCGGTCGGTCGCCCGCGCCCTGGCGTCAGCGTGCGCATTGCCGAGGACGGCGAAATTCTGGCCGCCGGGCCGAATATCATGCAGGGCTATTACAACCGCCCCGACGAAACCGCCGCCGCGTTGGAAACCCATGCTGAGGGCCGCGTCTGGTTGCACACCGGCGACATCGGCCATCTGGATGCGGACGGGTTCTTGTACATCACCGACCGCAAGAAGGATTTGCTGAAGACTTCGGGCGGCAAATACATCGCGCCGCAACCGATTGAGAACGCGCTCAAACGCAGCCGCTTCATCAATCAAGTCGTCGTCATCGGCGATGACCGCAAATTCCCTGCCGCGCTGATCGTGCCGCAGATGGAGATGCTGAAAAGTTACGCCGAACTGAAGCACATCAAATACGCCGATCCGCGCGAATTGCTGACGCAGCCGCAAATCATTGACCTGTTCGAGCGCCAGGTTGCCAAGTTCAGCGGCGAGTTGGCGCAATACGAAAAGCTCAAAGGCATCGCGCTGCTAGAGAAAGAACTGACCATCGAGAGCGGCGAATTGACACCCACGCTGAAGGTCAAACGGCGCGTCGTCAATGAAAAGTATCGCGCGGTGATTGATCGGCTTTACGCTGAAAAAGAAGCGCAACATGCAGCGCGTGCTTGA
- a CDS encoding acetyl-CoA C-acyltransferase produces the protein MREAVIVNALRTAVGKAPRGILKDQRPDDLAAAVMKDLLARHPEVAPAEIEDVVIGCATPEAQQGMNMARQAALLAGIPNTASAVTINRFCSSGLQAIAQAAEHIMCGFADVAIGAGAESMSLLPMGGHNLSPNPTLVDSYPDTYLNMGLTAENLARKYEISREQQDEFAVRSHNNAAAAIDAGKFKDEVVPFIVRARELETDAKGRGRIRERELVFEIDEGVRRDTTLEGLAKLRPAFHAKGSVTAGTSSQMSDGAAAALVMSREKAEALGLQPLARFVAYATGGVAPEEMGIGPVVAIPKALKIAGLTLADIDLIELNEAFAAQALAVMKVLGLDLEHTNVNGGAIALGHPLGCTGAKLTATLLYEMKRRGARYGMVTMCVGGGMGAAGIFENLMR, from the coding sequence ATGCGTGAAGCAGTTATCGTCAACGCCCTGCGCACTGCCGTCGGCAAAGCGCCGCGCGGCATTTTGAAAGACCAACGCCCGGATGATCTGGCCGCCGCCGTCATGAAAGACCTGCTGGCGCGGCATCCAGAAGTCGCGCCCGCCGAGATCGAAGACGTCGTCATCGGCTGCGCCACGCCCGAGGCGCAACAGGGCATGAATATGGCGCGGCAAGCGGCGTTGCTCGCGGGCATTCCCAACACGGCCTCGGCGGTCACGATCAACCGTTTCTGCTCATCCGGCCTGCAAGCCATCGCGCAAGCCGCCGAACACATTATGTGCGGCTTCGCTGACGTGGCGATTGGCGCGGGCGCGGAGTCCATGTCGCTGTTGCCGATGGGCGGGCACAACCTATCGCCCAATCCAACGTTGGTGGATAGCTATCCCGACACCTATTTGAACATGGGCCTGACGGCGGAAAACCTGGCGCGCAAATACGAAATCTCGCGTGAACAGCAGGACGAATTCGCCGTGCGTTCGCACAACAACGCGGCGGCGGCGATTGACGCGGGCAAGTTCAAAGACGAAGTCGTGCCCTTCATCGTGCGCGCGCGCGAACTCGAAACCGATGCCAAAGGGCGCGGGCGCATTCGTGAACGCGAACTGGTTTTTGAAATTGACGAAGGCGTGCGCCGCGATACGACGCTGGAAGGACTGGCGAAACTGCGTCCGGCCTTTCACGCCAAAGGCTCGGTGACGGCGGGCACTTCGTCCCAGATGTCGGACGGCGCGGCGGCGGCGCTGGTGATGTCGCGCGAAAAGGCCGAGGCGTTGGGCTTGCAACCGCTGGCGCGCTTTGTCGCTTATGCCACCGGCGGCGTCGCGCCCGAAGAAATGGGCATCGGCCCAGTCGTGGCGATTCCGAAGGCGCTGAAGATTGCCGGTCTCACGCTGGCCGACATTGACTTGATCGAACTGAACGAAGCCTTTGCCGCGCAGGCGCTCGCGGTGATGAAAGTGCTCGGCCTCGATCTGGAACACACCAACGTCAACGGCGGCGCGATTGCGCTGGGCCATCCGCTGGGCTGTACGGGCGCGAAACTGACGGCGACGTTGCTGTACGAAATGAAGCGGCGCGGCGCACGTTACGGCATGGTCACGATGTGTGTGGGCGGCGGCATGGGCGCGGCGGGCATTTTTGAGAACTTGATGAGATAA